A window of the Kosakonia sp. BYX6 genome harbors these coding sequences:
- a CDS encoding ABC transporter ATP-binding protein, with amino-acid sequence MSPHSGLCLRGFGAGYHKRQIINNLNIAHLPRGKVTILLGPNGSGKSTLLRAMAGLNNAQGELLLAGENLLAQPFARRAEQVVYLPQSLPAGVHLHVLESIIVAQRASGGLHSAEQQAQVMDLLRQLGIEHLALHFLDQLSGGQKQLVGLAQSLIRQPSLLLLDEPLSALDLNYQFHVMDLVKRETQRRNIVTVVVVHDINIALRHGDHVLILKNGELVADGLPGDVITPQTLAQVYGVRGRVEPCSQGMKQVIIDGLT; translated from the coding sequence ATGAGCCCGCATTCCGGTCTATGCCTGCGCGGGTTTGGCGCGGGTTATCACAAACGACAGATCATCAATAACCTCAATATTGCCCACCTGCCGCGCGGCAAAGTTACCATTCTGCTCGGGCCAAACGGCAGCGGTAAATCGACCTTGCTGCGGGCGATGGCCGGGCTGAACAACGCGCAGGGCGAACTGTTGCTGGCGGGTGAAAATCTACTGGCGCAGCCCTTTGCCAGACGCGCCGAGCAGGTGGTTTACCTGCCGCAGTCGCTGCCTGCCGGGGTGCATTTGCATGTGCTGGAGTCGATTATTGTCGCGCAACGCGCGTCCGGCGGGCTGCACAGTGCAGAGCAACAAGCGCAAGTCATGGATCTGCTGCGCCAGCTTGGCATTGAACATCTGGCGCTGCATTTTCTCGATCAGCTTTCCGGCGGGCAAAAACAACTGGTGGGGTTGGCGCAGTCGCTGATTCGCCAGCCGTCATTGCTGCTGCTGGATGAACCGCTCAGCGCATTGGATCTGAACTACCAATTTCACGTCATGGATCTGGTGAAGCGCGAAACGCAACGCCGCAATATCGTCACCGTGGTGGTGGTGCACGATATCAATATCGCTCTACGTCATGGCGACCATGTGCTGATCTTGAAAAACGGCGAGCTGGTGGCCGACGGCCTGCCTGGTGACGTGATCACGCCGCAGACCCTTGCGCAGGTATATGGCGTGCGTGGGCGCGTCGAACCCTGCTCGCAGGGCATGAAACAGGTGATTATCGATGGCTTAACCTAA
- a CDS encoding FecCD family ABC transporter permease: MLSYHTIIRRRVSLLALLVVFIAASMLLDFTLGPSGLSLNVLWRTLIDPASVDAGIRVIVWDIRLPYALMAIVVGLTLGLAGAEMQTILNNPLASPFTLGVSSAAAFGAALAIVLGIGIPGVPAQWFISANAFLFALLAALLLDGITRWAQVATSGVVLFGIALVFTFNALVSMLQFVASEDTLQGLVFWTMGSLARASWEKLAILLLALAVVAPLSMRSSWKLTSLRLGEERAISFGINVRRLRLATLLRVSILSALSVAFVGPIGFIGLVAPHIARILFGEDHRFYLPASALLGALVLSLASIVSKNLISGVIIPVGIVTSLVGVPFFITIIVRYRGSV; encoded by the coding sequence ATGCTCAGCTACCACACGATTATCCGCCGCCGCGTCAGCCTGCTGGCGTTGCTAGTGGTGTTCATCGCAGCCTCGATGCTGCTGGATTTTACTCTCGGCCCGTCGGGCTTATCGCTGAATGTGCTGTGGCGCACGCTGATTGACCCGGCAAGCGTCGACGCTGGTATTCGGGTGATTGTTTGGGATATTCGCCTGCCCTACGCGTTGATGGCGATTGTCGTTGGCTTAACGCTGGGGCTTGCCGGGGCAGAGATGCAAACCATTCTGAACAACCCGCTCGCCAGCCCGTTTACGCTCGGTGTCTCCTCGGCGGCGGCATTTGGCGCGGCGCTGGCAATTGTGCTCGGCATCGGTATTCCCGGCGTACCGGCGCAGTGGTTTATCTCAGCGAACGCCTTTCTTTTCGCGCTGCTGGCGGCGCTGCTGCTGGATGGCATCACCCGCTGGGCGCAGGTGGCGACCTCCGGCGTGGTGCTGTTTGGTATTGCGCTGGTGTTTACCTTTAACGCGCTGGTGTCGATGCTGCAATTTGTCGCCAGCGAAGATACCTTGCAGGGGCTGGTGTTCTGGACGATGGGCAGCCTCGCGCGCGCGTCGTGGGAAAAGCTCGCTATTTTGCTGCTTGCGCTTGCGGTGGTTGCGCCGCTGTCGATGCGCAGTTCATGGAAGCTGACGTCCCTGCGTTTGGGGGAAGAGCGCGCCATCAGTTTTGGCATTAACGTGCGCCGCTTGCGGTTGGCGACGCTGCTGCGCGTCAGTATTTTGTCGGCGCTGTCGGTGGCGTTTGTCGGGCCTATTGGTTTTATCGGCCTCGTCGCGCCGCATATCGCGCGCATCCTGTTTGGCGAAGATCACCGCTTTTATCTGCCTGCCAGTGCGTTACTCGGCGCGCTGGTGCTGTCGTTGGCGTCGATTGTTTCCAAAAACCTGATTTCCGGCGTCATTATCCCGGTTGGCATTGTCACGTCGCTGGTCGGCGTGCCGTTCTTTATCACCATCATTGTGCGTTACCGGGGGAGTGTATGA